In a genomic window of Trichoderma atroviride chromosome 4, complete sequence:
- a CDS encoding 60S ribosomal protein uL29 — translation MSTGKVKASQLWGKNKEELAKQLGELKAELGQLRIQKVASSGSKLNKIHDLRKSIARVLTVTNATQRNQLRLFYKKSKYLPLDLRPKQTRAIRRRLSPEDKARVLEKTKKRNTHFPQRKFAIKA, via the exons ATG TCGACGGGAAAAGTCAAGGCTTCCCAGCTTTGGGGCAAGAACAAGGAGGAGTTGGCCAAGCAGCTCGGCGAGCTCAAGGCTGAACTCGGCCAGCTCCGCATCCAGAAGGTTGCCTCTTCCGGCTCCAAGCTGAACAAGAT CCACGACCTGCGCAAGTCTATCGCTCGTGTCTTGACCGTCACCAACGCCACCCAGCGCAACCAGCTCCGTCTTTTCtacaagaagagcaagtaCCTGCCTCTCGACCTCCGCCCCAAGCAGACCCGTGCCATCCGCCGCCGGTTATCACCTGAGGACAAGGCCCGTGTTCTGgagaagaccaagaagcGCAACACTCACTTCCCCCAGCGCAAGTTCGCCATCAAG GCTTAA
- a CDS encoding uncharacterized protein (SECRETED:SignalP(1-26)~BUSCO:EOG092D3BM8): MPSSSSRTLELALSGLLLSSRRYAAAAAASSSPCARCQWRRTFTASAVRAAKAEKPASGASMDPKATVAGAPIDAPRSYGKRVEGGFTPKPLPRPIGMALPPLPGENTGLDSRSLQQRKEDFVNYDKHLARRKELTAKISRPYFRDWGNLQYHEGKSFISPPRLFKAELSLFFPNLYGQTILKKDVNPRDTTPLLSGRASVVSIFSSQWAERQVESFISKEANPQLHEAIERSGGEAQIVRINYEDNSGKAFLVKLFMGSLRRRFPERDWDKYFLVRRGITDEIRESIGLLNSKVGYTYLVDHHCRIRWAGSGTSHPDELEGLNKGLLKLVDDIKKEALLPAAAREKLPGKPHLETAKSVL, translated from the exons atgccatcatcgtcatcacgGACGCTGGAGTTGGCACTCAGTGGCCTTCTCCTCTCGAGCAGGAgatatgctgctgctgctgctgcttcgtcgtcgccgtgcGCCCGCTGCCAATGGCGTCGCACATTTACCGCAAGTGCAGTGAGGGCCGCAAAGGCAGAGAAGCCCGCGTCGGGCGCCTCCATGGACCCCAAGGCCACCGTCGCCGGAGCACCGATCGATGCGCCTCGAAGCTACGGAAAGCGAGTAGAAGGAGGGTTTACGCCGAAGCCACTGCCTCGACCAATTGGCATGGCGCTGCCTCCCTTACCGGGCGAGAATACCGGCCTTGATAGTCGCTCGCTGCAACAGCGCAAAGAGGACTTTGTCAACTATGACAAGCATCTGGCGAGACGCAAGGAGCT GACTGCCAAAATATCAAGACCGTATTTCCGCGATTGGGGCAACCTGCAATACCACGAGGGCAAGTCCTTCATCTCCCCGCCCCGTCTCTTCAAAGCCgaactctctctcttcttccccaacCTCTATGGCCAAACAATCCTCAAGAAAGATGTAAACCCCCGCGACACCACCCCGCTTCTCTCCGGCAGAGCATCTGTCGtatccatcttcagcagccagTGGGCAGAGCGACAGGTCGAAAGCTTTATATCAAAGGAGGCCAATCCGCAGCTCCACGAAGCGATCGAACGCAGTGGTGGTGAGGCACAGATCGTGAGGATCAACTACGAAGATAACTCTGGCAAGGCTTTCCTTGTCAAGTTGTTTATGGGGTCGCTGCGCAGAAGATTTCCGGAGAGAGACTGGGACAAGTATTTTCTCGTGCGAAGAGGCATCACAGACGAGATCCGCGAATCAATAGGCCTCCTTAACAGCAAGGTTGGCTACACATATCTTGTCGATCACCACTGCAGAATACGCTGGGCGGGCAGCGGAACTAGCCACCCAGACGAATTGGAGGGTCTGAATAAAGGCCTGCTAAAGCTGGTGGATGATATCAAGAAGGAAGCATTGCTACCCGCtgcagcgagagagaaacTGCCCGGTAAGCCGCATCTGGAAACAGCCAAGAGTGTGTTGTAG
- a CDS encoding uncharacterized protein (BUSCO:EOG092D1TP5): MISNRQRPPRSPLKKASVTKKKQEPEAYFSEDDYAFEDQADPNADALLTIASKRKKKDIPSVDYSKIDLQPIRKNFWVEPAELNTLSEADVTDLRLELDGIKVNGKDVPKPVQKWAQCGLTRQTLDVISSLGFEKPTPIQMQALPSLMSGRDVVGVAKTGSGKTMAFLLPMFRHIKDQEPLKDGDGPIGLIMTPTRELATQIHRDCKPFLKMMNLRAVCAYGGAPIRDQIAELKRGAEIIVCTPGRMIDLLAANQGRVTNLRRVTYVVLDEADRMFDMGFEPQVMKIFANMRPDRQTILFSATMPRLIDSLTKKVLKSPIEITVGGRSVVAKEIEQIVEIREESTKFVRVLELLGELYDKDEDARSLLFVERQEKADDLLKELMQKGYPCMSIHGGKDQVDRDSTISDFKKGVVPILIATSVAARGLDVKQLKLVINYDAPNHLEDYVHRAGRTGRAGNTGTAVTFVTPEQENCAPGIAKALEQSDQPVPERLNEMRKSHREKVKSGKAKDSSGFGGKGLDRLDQEREAARLRERKTHRAEGEEEEVKEEGKKEEDDKKIEKTLNAIKAATSTVQSRETAKADSGDSGANKATQPAAATGGDKAKDPLDKVSSAVSAINSRLGKAGQLRSGQPIDNKGPDAGAFHATLEINDFPQKARWAVTNRTNVAKILEATGTSITTKGSFYPPGKEVPSGGEPKLYILIEGDTELVVAGALNEMTRLLREGTIAAADADSRAPASGRYTVT; this comes from the coding sequence ATGATCTCAAACAGACAGAGACCACCAAGATCCCCCCTAAAGAAGGCCTCTGtgaccaagaagaagcaggagcCTGAAGCGTATTTCTCGGAGGACGACTATGCTTTCGAAGATCAAGCCGACCCCAATGCAGATGCCCTGCTTACAATTGCGAGTAaacgcaagaagaaggatattCCAAGCGTCGATTACTCCAAGATCGACTTGCAGCCTATTCGCAAGAATTTCTGGGTTGAACCTGCCGAGCTGAATACCCTTTCTGAAGCAGATGTTACCGATTTACGATTGGAGTTGGATGGAATCAAGGTCAATGGCAAAGACGTCCCCAAGCCCGTTCAGAAATGGGCCCAGTGTGGTCTTACCCGCCAAACCCTGGATGTTATCAGCTCCCTTGGGTTTGAAAAGCCAACACCAATTCAGATGCAAGCCCTTCCCTCATTGATGTCTGGTCGAGACGTCGTCGGTGTGGCCAAGACGGGATCGGGAAAGACTATGGCTTTCTTGCTTCCCATGTTCCGACATATCAAGGATCAAGAGCCGCtcaaggatggcgatggtcCCATCGGGCTCATCATGACGCCAACGCGAGAGCTTGCCACGCAAATCCACAGAGACTGCAAGCCCtttttgaagatgatgaaccTGCGTGCCGTTTGTGCGTACGGTGGAGCTCCCATCCGAGATCAGATTGCTGAGCTCAAGCGTGGCGCTGAAATCATTGTCTGTACTCCCGGTCGCATGATTGATCTGCTGGCTGCGAATCAAGGAAGAGTCACCAACCTCAGACGAGTGACGTATGTGGTTCTGGATGAAGCCGATCGAATGTTTGACATGGGTTTCGAGCCACAAGTGATGAAAATCTTTGCCAACATGCGGCCTGATAGACAAACCATTCTATTTTCAGCCACCATGCCACGCCTCATCGACTCACTCACCAAAAAAGTACTAAAGAGTCCCATTGAAATTACCGTGGGTGGCCGTAGCGTCGTTGCCAAGGAAATCGAGCAAATTGTCGAGatcagagaagagagcaCCAAGTTTGTGCGTGTTCTGGAGCTGCTAGGCGAGCTCTACGAcaaggatgaagatgcccgATCATTACTCTTCGTGGAGCGACAGGAGAAGGCGGATGACTTGCTCAAGGAGCTAATGCAAAAGGGCTATCCTTGCATGTCCATTCACGGAGGCAAAGACCAAGTTGATCGGGACTCTACCATATCAGATTTCAAAAAGGGCGTGGTGCCCATCCTAATTGCCACATCGGTCGCCGCTCGCGGTTTGGAcgtcaagcagctcaagcttGTTATCAACTACGACGCACCCAATCACTTGGAAGATTATGTCCACCGAGCCGGACGAACGGGCCGTGCAGGAAACACGGGCACAGCAGTCACTTTTGTGACCCCTGAACAAGAGAATTGCGCACCTGGTATCGCCAAAGCCTTGGAACAGAGTGACCAGCCTGTTCCGGAACGACTCAACGAGATGCGAAAGTCTCATCGTGAAAAGGTCAAGTCGGGCAAGGCGAAGGACTCTTCCGGCTTTGGTGGAAAGGGTCTGGACCGTCTGGACCAGGAACGCGAGGCTGCTCGTCTTCGAGAGCGCAAGACACATAGAGCCGAgggtgaggaagaagaggttaaagaagagggcaagaaagaggaggatgacaagaagattgaaaagacactcaacgccatcaaagCTGCTACCTCCACCGTTCAATCTCGCGAAACTGCCAAAGCCGACTCAGGAGATAGCGGCGCAAACAAAGCGACacaacctgctgctgccacaggtggcgacaaggccaaggatcCCCTGGATAAGGTTAGCTCTGCTGTCAGCGCCATCAACAGCCGTCTGGGCAAAGCCGGCCAGCTTCGGTCGGGCCAACCCATCGATAACAAGGGTCCAGACGCGGGTGCTTTCCATGCCACGCTGGAAATCAACGACTTCCCGCAAAAGGCCAGATGGGCCGTCACCAATCGTACCAACGTGGCAAAGATTCTGGAAGCGACTGGAACGTCTATTACGACAAAGGGCAGCTTTTACCCTCCCGGGAAAGAAGTGCCATCTGGAGGAGAGCCCAAGCTGTATATTCTTATTGAGGGTGATACCGAGCTTGTGGTGGCGGGTGCTTTGAATGAGATGACGAGGCTTCTGAGAGAGGGcaccattgctgctgctgatgcagATAGCAGAGCGCCTGCGAGCGGAAGATATACCGTCACTTGA
- a CDS encoding uncharacterized protein (EggNog:ENOG41) encodes MAGLVGYASSDDEGEDEQPRLQQEAAQVTAQAAAPDADEAEKDAPRISELNAGPHSKAEMETREESSSSPKQDSDHQPPQPSIGPVLQSAVPLGPSLPPADASITNALPDPDESQEPPASPYSANRALIHDLTLPSVPNLDIPPSPPGSPPLGANKKVDQFLQLKKKGVHFNSKLEQSTALRNPSLMDKLLDFVGIDEVGQYETTLPKELWDPRGFPEWAFRDKLSKSREKIAKEKEADRAGGGRTAIDFVSSNSSSTGAAAGVSGGLNSRGEKRKGGWK; translated from the exons ATGGCCGGGCTTGTTGGGTATGCAAGctctgatgatgaaggggaAGATGAACAGCCTCGATTGCAGCAGGAGGCTGCTCAG GTCACCGCacaggcagcagctccagatgCCGATGAGGCTGAAAAGGATGCGCCTCGAATAAGTGAGCTCAATGCGGGACCGCATTCTAAagctgagatggagacgCGGGaagaatcttcatcttcaccgaAACAAGACTCTGATCACCAACCGCCACAACCTTCCATCGGCCCTGTCCTCCAGAGTGCTGTTCCTCTGGGtccatctcttccaccaGCCGACGCCTCCATCACAAATGCCCTCCCAGACCCGGATGAATCTCAAGAACCGCCTGCATCTCCATACTCCGCAAACCGCGCTTTAATACACGACCTCACCCTCCCCTCCGTGCCTAATCTTGATATCCCGCCTTCGCCACCAGGATCTCCTCCGCTAGGGGCCAACAAGAAAGTCGATCAGTTTCTGCAACTCAAGAAAAAAGGCGTACACTTTAATTCCAAGCTTGAGCAATCTACTGCATTAAGAAACCCGTCATTAATGGATAAGCTCCTGGATTTTGTCGGTATTGATGAAGTGGGCCAGTACGAGACGACGCTCCCAAAAGAGTTGTGGGATCCAAGAGGATTTCCGGAATGGGCATTCAGGGACAAGCTGAGCAAGAGCAGGGAAAAGATTgccaaagagaaggaggCAGACAGGGCCGGTGGTGGTCGAACAGCCATTGATTTTGTTTCGTCAAATTCTTCATCCaccggagctgctgctggcgtgTCGGGAGGGCTAAACAGCAGGGGCGAAAAACGCAAAGGAGGCTGGAAATGA
- a CDS encoding uncharacterized protein (EggNog:ENOG41), translated as MDSGHLPSDPQMDLNRLPYYYGNDSFAEFSYENHQYRTLDSAAAGAAAPVHPYYRNNYYLDLHGSAISADSPKAPKSPKGFSLKFPLPTHSTMTAFSDHDAKAHSQERYGQTSQDLSFADAEVALPWDSSYFNNAIPDTTSFWPGNKPQDRPTNSKVDCDDDCASAVSCTSRCDRSCQSQCGDTGHGVCCDNDACSEAREGSQDLCLDETCEDAATPCTDVKCSGHAKLDHFPNEAMSDGDKEAAVALASIGDSHPALIQGGFQPFHSNFNFGSNSLPQGNLGTATGDDSLEQFWEYLHQENPLATHILQYHDPRNTVDHVRPCMADHPDLAIPKCTLPRVVNGDFLSHGFSHNSEDPTCGFEVNTVDQFANHLFEDHWQMHMLNSDLFDLPQTTQVEDRFSLVPSRSSISSYSFDTASTSGLRLSPSDISLQNISALSSIAPSPTSRATTPLAHPEEPTIAAKSTETALISATVADTETATDCICQWKMVGDKICGMRFKDANDLHTHTKNDHLKDMTRQRPGFCCQWHGCTRTNVFGQKSKLERHIQTHTGYKPVKCSVCGLQLSAKQSLDQHMRTHTGEKPWKCKFPGCTHAFKQQSALTMHERTHTGYKPLVCDICGKSFGESSNLSKHRRTHNNRGSHVCIICNKDFHRLDQLRRHMHSNHKCKPEEAEIIAKGNQLRLEQNASMKQPV; from the exons ATGGACAGTGGCCACCTGCCTTCTGACCCTCAAATGGATCTTAATCGTCTCCCCTACTACTATGGCAACGACTCATTTGCCGAATTCTCATATGAAAATCATCAGTATCGCACACTCgattctgcagcagcgggcgcagcagctccagtACATCCCTATTATCGCAACAACTATTACCTAGACCTCCACGGATCGGCCATCTCTGCCGACTCTCCCAAGGCACCCAAGTCTCCGAAAGGCTTCTCGTTGAAATTCCCACTGCCAACGCATTCCACCATGACAGCTTTTTCGGACCACGACGCTAAAGCACACTCGCAAGAGCGCTATGGCCAGACTAGCCAGGACCTTTCTTTTGCAGATGCTGAAGTCGCCTTACCTTGGGACAGCAGCTATTTTAACAATGCGATTCCCGACACTACTTCCTTTTGGCCCGGCAACAAGCCACAGGATCGACCGACCAACTCAAAGGTGGACTGTGACGACGACTGTGCATCAGCGGTGTCGTGCACATCCCGCTGTGATAGAAGTTGCCAAAGCCAATGCGGAGACACAGGCCATGGAGTGTGCTGCGATAATGACGCATGCAGTGAAGCGCGTGAAGGCAGTCAAGATCTCTGCCTCGATGAGACGTGCGAGGATGCTGCTACGCCTTGTACAGATGTGAAATGCTCAGGGCATGCTAAGCTGGATCATTTCCCCAACGAAGCCATGTCAGATGGTGACAAGGAGGCGGCAGTAGCTCTTGCTTCAATAGGAGACTCTCACCCGGCATTGATACAAGGCGGATTCCAGCCCTTTCACTCAAATTTTAACTTTGGATCCAATTCGCTTCCGCAGGGGAACCTGGGAACAGCCACCGGCGATGATAGCCTTGAGCAGTTTTGGGAATATCTGCACCAAGAAAACCCTCTCGCAACGCATATCCTCCAATACCACGATCCTCGGAATACTGTGGATCATGTTCGTCCATGCATGGCTGATCATCCTGACCTAGCTATCCCGAAATGTACTCTTCCTAGAGTTGTCAATGGCGATTTCCTAAGCCATGGCTTTTCACACAATTCAGAAGACCCTACGTGTGGCTTCGAAGTCAACACGGTCGATCAATTCGCCAACCATTTATTTGAAGACCACTGGCAAATGCATATGTTGAATTCGGACCTTTTTGACCTACCCCAGACAACGCAAGTAGAAGACCGGTTTTCTCTGGTTCCAAGCCGCTCGAGCATCTCGTCTTATTCCTTTGACACAGCTTCAACAAGTGGACTGCGGCTTTCTCCATCAGACATTTCCCTACAAAATATATCTGCGCTCTCGTCAATTGCCCCTTCTCCGACGTCACGGGCAACCACTCCCCTCGCCCATCCGGAGGAACCAACTATTGCAGCAAAATCAACCGAAACAGCGCTAATTTCGGCTACAGTTGCAGACACAGAGACTGCTACCGATTGCATCTGCCAGTGGAAGATGGTTGGTGACAAAATCTGTGGAATGCGTTTTAAAGATGCAAACGACTTGCATACTCACACAAAGAATGACCATCTGAAAGATATGACGCGACAACGTCCGGGGTTTTGCTGTCAATGGCATGGTTGCACCAGGACAAATGTCTTTGGTCAAAAGAGCAAACTGGAACGCCATATTCAAACTCACACAGGAT ATAAACCTGTCAAATGCTCTGTCTGTGGCCTGCAGCTCTCCGCAAAGCAGTCTCTCGATCAACACATGAGGACACACACTGGCGAAAAGCCTTGGAAGTGCAAATTTCCAGGATGTACACATGCTTTCAAACAACAAAGCGCACTTA CCATGCACGAGCGAACTCATACTGGTTACAAACCTTTGGTGTGTGATATATGTGGCAAGTCGTTTGGAGAATCATCCAATCTTTCAAAGCATCGCCGGACCCACAACAACCGGGGCTCACACGTCTGTATCATTTGCAACAAAGATTTCCATCGGTTAGACCAGCTTAGGCGCCATATGCACAGTAACCATAAGTGCAAgccagaagaggctgaaatAATAGCCAAGGGAAATCAGTTACGCCTAGAACAAAACGCATCGATGAAGCAGCCCGTATAG
- a CDS encoding uncharacterized protein (TransMembrane:1 (i210-227o)~BUSCO:EOG092D4IME): MATSSGNAGWAQLRQQARSLENQTESLFHTYSQFSAAANIPAKPTPEERDVEAKLEEVLDKRDNVIGQLARLLDSEASLNTSALKQNNLSLLREKLSSHRRDLTRLRSTVQQARNRANLLTNVQSDIDEYRANNPEAAEADYMLDERNRIDRSHDVTDSVLSQAYAINDSFGVQRETLANINRRITMAASKVPGINSIIGRITSRKRRDGIIMGTFIALCFIVFFWLR; this comes from the exons ATGGCCACATCATCAGGAAATGCTGGCTGGGCCCAGCTACGCCAACAGGCACGATCATTAGAGAATCAG ACGGAGAGCTTGTTTCATACCTACTCCCAattctctgctgctgcgaatATTCCGGCCAAACCAACACCGGAAGAGCGTGATGTAGAAGCAAAGCTAGAGGAGGTGCTAGATAAG CGCGACAACGTCATTGGCCAGCTCGCTCGACTCCTCGATTCGGAAGCGTCACTCAACACATCGGCGCTCAAACAGAACAACTTATCCCTGCTCCGAGAGAAGCTCTCATCTCACCGACGCGACCTCACCCGGCTCAGATCCACAGTTCAGCAAGCTCGCAACCGTGCCAATCTTTTGACCAACGTCCAATCTGACATTGACGAGTATCGGGCGAACAACCCAGAAGCTGCCGAGGCTGATTATATGCTGGACGAACGCAATCGCATCGACCGAAGCCACGATGTGACAGACAGCGTCCTTAGCCAAGCATATGCCATTAATGACAGCTTCGGTGTGCAGAGGGAGACTCTGGCGAACATCAATCGAAGGATCACCATGGCGGCGAGCAAGGTACCGGGCATCAACTCAATAATTGGGCGCATAAcatcgaggaagaggagagatgGGATCATCATGGGGACATTTATCGCGCTgtgcttcatcgtcttttTCTGGTTGAGATGA
- a CDS encoding uncharacterized protein (EggNog:ENOG41): MGNICGKTESEPSQPGRPLGSAPPPGPKTSRVPPKVGGPPRTLGGAGSDAGSGAGGANNSGDPSDARRKAAEAAEARAKASSKGGKLQSQLNAQKKKNLSSTLAEASNQELRARDADEAANARNWE, from the exons ATGGGAAATATCTGCGGCAAAACCGAATCCGAACCGTCTCAGCCCGGCCGTCCCCTCGGCTCCGCTCCGCCCCCGGGTCCGAAAACATCACGCGTTCCCCCGAAAGTCGGCGGTCCTCCACGAACACTCGGCGGTGCTGGCAGCGACGCTGgttctggtgctggtggtgccAACAACTCGGGCGATCCGAGCGATGCGCGGAGAAAAGCTGCCGAGGCGGCTGag GCCCGTGCAAAAGCCTCATCCAAAGGCGGCAAACTCCAGTCGCAGCTCAACgcgcaaaagaagaagaacctgTCGAGCACCCTAGCCGAAGCGAGCAACCAGGAACTTCGTGCCCGAGACGCAGACGAGGCCGCCAATGCGCGAAACTGGGAGTAG